A portion of the Pseudomonas protegens CHA0 genome contains these proteins:
- a CDS encoding MFS transporter, translated as MQRYRRPALVAAAYLGTFLASLDISIVNVALPTLQQALATDLGGLQWVVNAYAICLSAFMLSAGPLGDRFGHKRCWLIGVLLFCLGSALCALAQELSLLLAGRAVQGLAGALLIPGAMPILSHAFPEPRQRAHVIGGWSAFSALALILGPLLGGLLLEHLGWQSIFLINLPIGLLALALGGWGISERKYPQHAALDPQGQILSVLCLGALTYGLIVAGEDGFGSREALTSLLLATLALLALIQVERRVQRPLVPVALFRQRPFAVANLASFILGFSCYSSLFFFSIFLQQIQGWSAADTGLRMLPQFVVTGVVSMLFGRLHRRIPLPWLMVGGYGLVGLAMSAMAGFDAHTPYWRVGSLFGLLGLGMGLAVPATGLVVMACAPAERAGIASASMNALRQTGMSVGIALLGSLMSARAVQVLSESGAAAGFDGAAELARQAVTEHRLPLHDPLFADLYGAAMTSGFRLAMALAGCASLLAMGLLLGTRQQAVREPAGSPGTRPAR; from the coding sequence ATGCAGCGCTATCGTCGCCCGGCCCTGGTCGCCGCCGCCTACCTCGGGACCTTCCTGGCGTCCCTCGACATCAGCATCGTCAACGTCGCCCTGCCAACCTTGCAGCAGGCCCTGGCCACCGACCTGGGCGGCCTGCAATGGGTGGTCAATGCCTACGCCATCTGCCTCTCGGCGTTCATGCTCTCGGCAGGCCCCCTTGGGGATCGCTTTGGTCACAAACGCTGCTGGCTGATCGGTGTGCTGCTGTTCTGCCTCGGCTCGGCGCTGTGCGCGCTGGCCCAGGAGCTTTCGCTGCTGCTGGCCGGGCGCGCAGTGCAGGGGCTGGCCGGGGCCCTACTGATTCCCGGGGCGATGCCGATCCTCAGCCACGCCTTTCCCGAGCCTCGGCAACGGGCCCACGTGATCGGCGGCTGGTCGGCCTTCAGCGCCCTGGCCCTGATTCTCGGCCCGCTGCTGGGTGGCCTGTTGCTGGAGCACCTGGGCTGGCAGAGCATTTTCCTGATCAACCTGCCCATCGGCCTGCTGGCCCTGGCCCTGGGCGGCTGGGGCATCAGCGAGCGCAAGTACCCCCAGCACGCCGCGCTCGACCCCCAGGGCCAGATCCTCAGCGTGCTCTGCCTGGGGGCCCTGACCTACGGCCTGATCGTCGCTGGCGAGGACGGTTTCGGCAGCCGCGAGGCACTCACCTCATTGCTGCTGGCGACGCTGGCGCTGCTGGCCCTGATCCAGGTCGAGCGTCGAGTGCAGCGGCCCCTGGTGCCCGTCGCCCTGTTTCGCCAGCGGCCCTTTGCGGTGGCCAACCTGGCCTCGTTCATCCTCGGGTTTTCCTGCTACAGCAGCCTGTTCTTCTTCTCGATCTTCCTGCAGCAGATCCAGGGCTGGTCCGCCGCCGACACCGGCCTGCGCATGCTCCCGCAGTTCGTGGTCACAGGCGTTGTATCGATGCTCTTTGGCCGCTTGCACCGGCGCATCCCCCTGCCCTGGCTGATGGTTGGCGGCTATGGCCTGGTAGGCCTGGCCATGAGCGCCATGGCCGGCTTCGATGCCCACACGCCCTACTGGCGGGTGGGTTCGCTGTTCGGTCTGCTGGGGCTGGGCATGGGCCTGGCGGTGCCGGCCACCGGGCTGGTGGTGATGGCCTGCGCACCGGCAGAGCGCGCCGGCATCGCCTCGGCCAGCATGAACGCCCTGCGCCAGACCGGCATGAGCGTCGGCATCGCCCTGCTCGGCAGCCTGATGAGCGCCCGGGCAGTGCAAGTGCTCAGCGAATCCGGCGCCGCGGCCGGGTTCGACGGCGCCGCCGAACTGGCCCGGCAAGCGGTGACCGAACACCGCCTGCCGCTGCACGACCCGCTGTTCGCCGACCTCTATGGCGCCGCCATGACCAGCGGTTTTCGCCTGGCCATGGCCCTGGCCGGTTGCGCCAGCCTGCTGGCCATGGGGCTGTTGCTGGGAACTCGCCAGCAAGCGGTCCGCGAGCCTGCCGGCAGCCCCGGCACCAGGCCGGCTCGTTGA
- a CDS encoding TetR/AcrR family transcriptional regulator yields MSVKTSPVAKRAAQPRPRTKPAEVRLEELMAAAQDLFLSQGVEATTISEIVERAEVAKGTFYHYFQSKNDMLVALGQRYTQHYLQRLEQAVAACPEDDWVAQLSSWIRTSVQAYLDTYRLHDIVYPNHHHHDRGNPEKNAILEQLLGLLEGGQRAGCWSLAQPGVIASLIYAGVHGATDDVIAAGEDDGRALAEAIVQACLRMLGLPPS; encoded by the coding sequence ATGAGTGTCAAAACCTCCCCGGTTGCCAAGCGCGCTGCCCAGCCGCGGCCGCGCACCAAACCGGCCGAAGTACGCCTGGAAGAGCTGATGGCCGCCGCCCAAGACCTGTTCCTCAGCCAGGGCGTGGAAGCCACCACCATCAGCGAGATCGTCGAGCGCGCCGAGGTGGCCAAGGGCACCTTCTATCACTACTTCCAATCCAAGAACGACATGCTGGTGGCCCTGGGGCAACGCTATACCCAGCACTACCTGCAGCGCCTGGAGCAGGCGGTGGCGGCCTGCCCCGAGGACGACTGGGTGGCGCAGCTCAGCAGCTGGATCCGCACCAGCGTGCAGGCCTACCTCGACACCTACCGCCTGCACGACATCGTCTACCCCAACCACCATCATCACGACCGCGGCAACCCGGAAAAGAACGCGATCCTCGAGCAGTTGCTGGGCCTTCTCGAAGGCGGCCAGCGCGCCGGCTGCTGGTCCCTGGCCCAGCCAGGGGTGATCGCTTCGCTGATCTACGCCGGGGTGCATGGCGCCACCGACGATGTGATCGCCGCCGGCGAGGACGATGGCCGGGCCCTGGCCGAGGCCATTGTCCAGGCGTGCCTGCGCATGCTGGGCCTGCCTCCTTCTTGA
- a CDS encoding DUF6602 domain-containing protein: protein MAIISKWAKSIARVLESSFSVSSTIASHSGVLGDARESFIRDVLKRFLPSNISIGAGQIIDSEGGISKQIDLIIYRNDFPTLRTFGSADVYLIEGVIATVEVKSQLNEKSLFEALENGKSVRNLKPSVLRHSLDEYSARIYDRDYQNLTVSQMNSVMGLVLPPAYVYGYRGYPGSSLEPLRNSLNAWHNIPDRAGELDVTLMPEVIATQGCVTLKNLNNHLALPRPGAADLEACRQSYNTAMSSSMSKQEFFGCFRESNAESFDYGIAIKAYETPLQYLISSLLEAVTSRIGYQQLGGTAIQYNLLKYHLSEEMEGGWSGAAINLTRVRDPKLDLAGKFGLWKAGA, encoded by the coding sequence ATGGCAATCATCAGCAAATGGGCGAAATCCATCGCCCGGGTCCTGGAAAGCAGCTTCAGCGTCAGCAGCACCATCGCCAGCCACTCCGGCGTCCTCGGTGACGCCCGGGAGAGTTTCATCCGTGACGTCCTCAAGCGATTTCTGCCGAGCAACATCAGCATCGGTGCCGGGCAGATCATCGACTCCGAAGGAGGCATCTCCAAGCAGATCGACCTGATCATCTATCGCAACGATTTCCCCACGCTGCGCACTTTCGGCTCGGCGGACGTGTACCTGATCGAAGGGGTGATCGCCACCGTGGAGGTCAAGTCCCAACTCAACGAAAAGAGCCTGTTCGAGGCCCTGGAGAACGGCAAGTCGGTGCGCAACCTCAAGCCCTCGGTGCTGCGCCATTCCCTCGACGAATACAGCGCGCGCATCTATGACCGCGACTATCAGAACCTGACGGTCTCGCAGATGAATTCGGTCATGGGCCTGGTGCTGCCGCCAGCCTATGTGTACGGGTATCGAGGCTACCCCGGCAGCAGCCTGGAGCCGTTGCGCAACAGCCTGAACGCCTGGCACAACATCCCCGACCGTGCCGGCGAACTGGACGTGACCCTGATGCCCGAGGTCATTGCCACCCAGGGCTGTGTGACCCTGAAGAACCTCAACAACCACCTGGCCCTGCCCCGGCCCGGCGCCGCCGACCTGGAGGCCTGTCGCCAGAGCTACAACACGGCCATGTCCAGCAGCATGAGCAAGCAGGAGTTCTTCGGTTGCTTTCGCGAAAGCAACGCTGAGAGCTTCGACTACGGCATCGCCATCAAGGCCTACGAAACGCCGCTGCAATACCTGATTTCCAGCTTGCTGGAGGCGGTGACCTCACGCATCGGCTACCAGCAACTGGGGGGGACGGCGATCCAGTACAACCTGTTGAAATACCACCTGAGTGAAGAGATGGAGGGCGGCTGGTCCGGCGCCGCGATCAACCTGACCCGGGTGCGTGATCCCAAGCTGGATCTGGCGGGCAAGTTCGGCTTGTGGAAGGCCGGGGCCTGA
- a CDS encoding DNA alkylation repair protein has protein sequence MSSTQEQAPALKEIFNQQRLMHIADAMHTVHPAFDRQGFLQRAGHGLAELSLMQRLARVSESLHQVLGLDYPSSLELLQALAPRLNSRFVCIFLPHYVASYGLHDFELSMAALKYFTGFGSSEFAVRHFLRQDCQRTLAVMHEWATDSDEHVRRLASEGSRPRLPWSFRLEQLQADPQLAAPILERLRNDPSLYVRKSVANHLNDITKEHPQWVLERLEGWPLEQPHSAWIARHALRSLIKQGDRRALALIGAGARAEVQVCRFQVAPGQLRLGDSLNLSLTLVSTCSHEQRLVVDYAIDYVKASGATASKVFKLKTFTLQGLAQVELGRSQQIRELTTRRHYPGRHGVRLLVNGEPLATGHFDLLVP, from the coding sequence ATGAGTTCTACCCAAGAGCAGGCCCCCGCCCTCAAGGAAATCTTCAACCAGCAGCGCCTGATGCATATCGCCGACGCCATGCACACGGTGCATCCGGCCTTCGACCGCCAGGGGTTCCTGCAACGGGCCGGCCACGGCCTCGCCGAGCTGTCGCTGATGCAGCGCCTGGCCCGGGTCAGCGAGAGCCTGCACCAGGTACTGGGCCTGGACTACCCCAGCAGCCTGGAGCTGCTGCAAGCCCTGGCGCCGCGCCTGAACAGCCGCTTCGTGTGCATCTTCCTGCCCCACTACGTGGCCAGCTACGGCCTGCATGACTTCGAGCTGTCCATGGCGGCGCTGAAGTATTTCACCGGCTTCGGCTCATCGGAGTTCGCCGTGCGCCACTTCTTGCGCCAGGACTGCCAGCGCACGCTGGCCGTGATGCACGAGTGGGCCACGGACAGCGATGAACACGTACGCCGCCTGGCCAGCGAAGGCAGCCGCCCGCGCCTGCCCTGGTCGTTCCGCCTGGAGCAGTTGCAGGCCGACCCGCAACTGGCGGCGCCGATCCTCGAACGCCTGCGCAATGACCCCAGCCTGTACGTGCGCAAGTCGGTGGCCAACCACCTCAACGACATCACCAAAGAGCACCCGCAGTGGGTCCTGGAACGTCTTGAAGGCTGGCCCCTGGAGCAGCCGCACAGTGCCTGGATCGCCCGTCATGCCTTGCGCAGCCTGATCAAGCAGGGCGACCGCCGGGCCCTGGCGCTGATCGGCGCCGGGGCCCGGGCCGAGGTCCAGGTTTGCCGCTTCCAGGTGGCCCCCGGGCAATTGCGCCTGGGGGACAGCCTCAACCTGTCCCTGACCCTGGTCTCCACCTGCTCGCACGAACAGCGCCTGGTGGTGGATTACGCCATCGACTACGTCAAGGCCTCCGGCGCCACCGCGAGCAAGGTGTTCAAGCTCAAGACCTTCACCCTGCAAGGCCTGGCCCAGGTGGAGCTTGGCCGCAGCCAGCAGATCCGCGAACTGACCACCCGCCGCCACTATCCGGGGCGCCACGGCGTGCGATTGCTGGTCAACGGCGAACCCCTGGCCACAGGCCATTTCGACTTGCTCGTCCCCTGA